One genomic window of Quercus robur chromosome 6, dhQueRobu3.1, whole genome shotgun sequence includes the following:
- the LOC126689803 gene encoding uncharacterized protein LOC126689803: MTKSHAIKALLQQPILSGRISQWLLQLSQYDFRMGTLRAVKSQAIADLLAQFPGDEEFPLDDEVPGEVAMAKEVREQWVMKFNESSTTHSGGVGVVLYHEKDKAVALSFKLEFPCSNNMAEYEAYLTGLATALEMGVKHLKVLGDSNLVVCQAKESFSLKEPSLAPYRAMAQRMEEKFSTFEIEHAPRNENRFTDALAALSSQIIFKGNSTNIKVSKREESIIEVLKEKFQEEQGEGDWRIPIKETLVKGDDVAELKILKDYALVKEELYRRMLGGVLSRCVGQEEVQRKLKEIHDKTCESCGEVSLYRRLQRAGFYWPSMGKDADQVQTQCGTCQLAADREKSYVVFINEDWRSPFMQYLTEGILP; encoded by the coding sequence ATGACTAAGTCCCATGCCATTAAAGCTCTGTTACAACAGCCGATCCTCTCCGGCAGGATATCCCAATGGTTGCTACAGTTATCACAATACGACTTTAGAATGGGGACTCTTAGGGCAGTGAAAAGTCAAGCTATAGCAGATTTATTGGCGCAGTTTCCAGGAGATGAAGAATTCCCACTAGATGATGAAGTTCCAGGGGAAGTAGCTATGGCAAAAGAAGTCAGGGAACAATGGGTAATGAAATTCAATGAGTCTTCTACTACCCATTCCGGAGGGGTGGGAGTAGTTCTGTATCATGAAAAAGACAAGGCAGTGGCGCTGTCATTTAAGTTGGAATTCCCCTGTTCAAACAACATGGCGGAGTACGAGGCCTATCTAACTGGGCTTGCCACGGCGCTCGAAATGGGAGTCAAACATTTGAAAGTACTGGGAGATTCGAACTTGGTTGTCTGCCAAGCCAAAGAAAGCTTTTCCTTAAAGGAGCCCAGCCTAGCCCCGTACAGAGCAATGGCCCAGAGAATGGAAGAAAAATTCTCAACCTTTGAAATAGAACATGCTCCAAGAAACGAAAATCGTTTTACGGACGCGTTAGCTGCACTGAGTTCACAAATAATCTTCAAAGGGAATAGCACTAATATAAAAGTCAGCAAGAGGGAAGAATCCATCATTGAGGTATTGAAGGAAAAGTTCCAGGAGGAACAAGGCGAAGGGGATTGGCGAATCCCCATAAAAGAAACCTTGGTGAAAGGAGACGATGTAGCAGAATTGAAGATATTAAAAGACTATGCCTTGGTAAAAGAAGAGTTGTACCGTAGGATGCTAGGTGGAGTCTTATCCAGATGTGTGGGGCAGGAAGAAGTccagagaaaattgaaagaaatacacGACAAGACTTGCGAGTCTTGCGGAGAAGTCAGTCTTTACCGCAGACTTCAGAGAGCAGGCTTCTATTGGCCAAGCATGGGTAAAGACGCAGATCAAGTCCAAACCCAGTGTGGGACCTGCCAGCTTGCGGCAGACAGGGAGAAAAGTTACGTTGTGTTTATCAACGAGGATTGGAGAAGCCCTTTCATGCAGTACCTAACAGAAGGCATCCTGCCGTAA